In Bradyrhizobium guangxiense, the following are encoded in one genomic region:
- a CDS encoding MarR family winged helix-turn-helix transcriptional regulator, translating into MRRSSAQGVLYGQTVANVAGIANSDLECMDILYLEGRVTAGRLAEVTGLTTGAITGVIDRLEKAGLVRRERDEKDRRKVFIAVVPEAIAGLGQYYVPMQQAMENVCNGYSDEELRLLLRFANEAYKGVLAATEALKGLLDTPPEKRPELKLKTRPRQH; encoded by the coding sequence ATGCGCCGATCGTCCGCGCAGGGCGTGCTCTATGGGCAAACCGTTGCCAACGTTGCCGGAATTGCCAATTCCGATCTCGAATGCATGGACATCCTCTATCTCGAAGGGCGCGTCACCGCAGGCAGGCTCGCCGAGGTCACGGGCCTCACAACCGGCGCCATCACGGGGGTGATCGACCGGCTCGAGAAGGCCGGCCTGGTGCGCCGCGAGCGGGACGAGAAGGACCGCCGCAAGGTCTTCATCGCGGTCGTGCCAGAGGCGATCGCCGGCCTCGGTCAATACTATGTGCCAATGCAGCAGGCGATGGAGAATGTCTGCAACGGCTATTCAGACGAGGAATTGCGGCTGCTGCTGCGGTTCGCCAACGAGGCCTACAAGGGGGTGCTCGCGGCAACAGAAGCCTTGAAGGGCCTGCTCGACACGCCGCCGGAGAAGCGGCCCGAACTCAAGCTGAAGACGCGTCCTCGCCAGCATTAG